The following coding sequences lie in one Flavobacterium sediminis genomic window:
- a CDS encoding tetratricopeptide repeat protein has protein sequence MATYNKRGYKAPKPKEVENAENEFEEVVEAGDSTTEEVFNTLDETANKAEEWVAKNQKIILGVVGAIAVVTLGYFFFNKFMVEPQEDKALNDVYLAQSYFNDALTNKQSADSLFTLALNGAEGKLGFVGVADEYSGTKTGNLANYYAGMSFLHLKDFQKAESYLLKFKSDDVLLQATAYGALGDAYSELNKVDDAIAYYKKAVDANDNDFTAPRFLNKAAQLALLNNKKEEAHSLFVKIKENYGSSREAMSVDMYIAMTE, from the coding sequence ATGGCAACATATAATAAGAGAGGTTATAAAGCACCTAAACCAAAAGAAGTAGAGAACGCTGAAAATGAGTTTGAAGAAGTTGTAGAAGCTGGTGACAGTACAACGGAGGAAGTTTTTAATACACTGGATGAAACTGCAAATAAAGCAGAAGAGTGGGTAGCTAAAAATCAAAAGATCATTTTAGGAGTTGTCGGAGCAATTGCTGTAGTGACTTTAGGATATTTCTTCTTTAATAAATTTATGGTAGAACCTCAGGAAGATAAAGCATTAAATGATGTTTATTTAGCACAATCGTATTTCAATGATGCATTGACCAATAAACAAAGTGCCGATTCTTTATTTACATTAGCTTTAAACGGAGCTGAAGGAAAGTTAGGGTTCGTTGGTGTAGCTGATGAGTATTCCGGAACAAAAACAGGAAACTTAGCGAACTACTATGCCGGTATGTCGTTTTTACATTTGAAAGATTTTCAAAAAGCAGAAAGCTATCTGTTAAAATTCAAATCCGATGATGTGCTTTTACAGGCTACAGCTTACGGGGCATTAGGAGATGCTTATTCTGAGTTGAATAAGGTGGATGATGCGATTGCTTATTATAAAAAAGCGGTAGATGCTAACGATAATGACTTTACTGCACCAAGATTCTTAAATAAAGCAGCTCAGTTAGCATTGTTGAATAACAAGAAAGAAGAAGCGCATAGTTTATTTGTTAAGATCAAAGAAAATTACGGGAGCTCTCGTGAGGCTATGAGTGTAGATATGTACATTGCAATGACAGAATAA
- a CDS encoding rhomboid family intramembrane serine protease has product MMRMTDMVKHLLIINIIFFIGSYLVPQAQDLLALHYVESDKFRFWQVITHMFMHANLMHIFFNMFALVTFGSTLEHFWGSNKFLFFYISCGLGAMLLHTAANYYSFHEPLNVLMANGFEKTDIMNALSEGKYDTRWEEVLSNSQFNGMMQAYLGEAVGASGAIYGLLVAFAFMFPNVELMMLFIPIPIKAKYFVPGIVALDLYLGLQGSSIFGGSGTGIAHFAHIGGAIVGFIMMWYWKKGQFNNNRWDR; this is encoded by the coding sequence ATGATGAGAATGACAGACATGGTCAAGCATTTGCTGATCATTAATATTATATTTTTTATAGGAAGTTACCTAGTGCCACAGGCTCAGGATTTATTGGCATTGCACTATGTAGAAAGTGATAAATTTCGTTTCTGGCAAGTTATCACACACATGTTTATGCATGCTAATCTAATGCATATCTTCTTTAATATGTTTGCTTTAGTCACTTTTGGAAGTACATTGGAACATTTTTGGGGAAGTAATAAATTTTTATTTTTTTATATTTCATGTGGCTTAGGAGCAATGTTATTGCATACGGCAGCTAATTATTATTCTTTTCACGAACCTTTGAATGTTTTAATGGCGAATGGGTTTGAGAAAACGGATATTATGAATGCACTGAGTGAGGGTAAATACGACACACGTTGGGAGGAAGTCTTAAGCAATTCGCAATTCAATGGAATGATGCAGGCTTACTTGGGAGAAGCAGTAGGAGCATCCGGGGCAATTTACGGCTTGTTAGTTGCTTTTGCTTTTATGTTTCCGAATGTCGAATTAATGATGTTGTTTATTCCGATACCGATTAAAGCTAAATATTTTGTACCTGGAATTGTAGCTTTAGATTTGTACTTGGGGTTACAAGGAAGTTCTATTTTCGGAGGTTCCGGAACCGGTATAGCACACTTTGCCCATATAGGGGGAGCTATTGTTGGTTTTATCATGATGTGGTATTGGAAAAAAGGCCAGTTCAATAACAATCGTTGGGATAGATAA
- the mutL gene encoding DNA mismatch repair endonuclease MutL, with protein MSSIIQLLPDHVANQIAAGEVVQRPASVVKELLENAIDAKATDIKLVVKDAGKTLIQVIDNGMGMSVTDARLCFERHATSKIRHAEDLFDLHTKGFRGEALASIAAIAHVELKTKRDQEELGTHIVIEGSKFVAQDAAVLPKGTSFLVKNLFFNIPARRNFLKSDTVEMRHVIDEFQRVALAHPSIYFTLIHNGSEMFNLPPSNYRQRIVNLLGGKTNEKLVPVTEDTEIVKISGFIGKPEFAKKNRNEQFFFVNDRFIKSAYLHHAIMSAYEGLLKEGNQPSYFLYLQVPPNTIDINIHPTKTEIKFDDEQSLYAILRSAVKHSLGQFNVAPVLDFERDPNLDTPYDYRSKESEMPLIQVDSNFNPFADGATTTVAKKSSGGGSYSSNPFPKKETTSWESLYVDLKSDTEEVASISFESEEVTGNLFQHEEKEEEIASKTYQFHKKYIISSIKSGMLVVDQNKAHQRVLYEQYLANITVQSASSQQLLFPLELYFSFEEMELLKELKPSLENTGFIFDKMDKERVLISGIPVTVQESEVSIVLEELISNLQNEVPENTFSLNDGIAKSMAKSLAVKTGTLLTEREQENLVNALFACKEPNVSPFNRPTFVTLSVEDLDKKFTL; from the coding sequence ATGTCAAGTATAATTCAACTTTTACCGGATCACGTAGCCAATCAGATTGCTGCAGGGGAGGTGGTACAAAGACCTGCTTCTGTTGTCAAAGAATTGTTGGAAAACGCTATTGACGCCAAAGCAACTGATATAAAGCTTGTAGTAAAAGATGCCGGAAAAACATTAATTCAGGTTATAGATAATGGCATGGGAATGAGCGTTACTGATGCCCGTTTGTGTTTTGAACGTCATGCAACTTCTAAAATACGCCACGCTGAGGATCTGTTTGATCTGCATACCAAAGGTTTTCGAGGAGAAGCATTAGCTTCAATTGCCGCAATTGCTCATGTGGAATTGAAAACAAAACGGGATCAGGAGGAGCTGGGAACTCATATTGTTATTGAAGGAAGTAAGTTTGTTGCTCAAGATGCTGCTGTTTTACCAAAAGGGACTTCTTTTTTGGTAAAGAATCTTTTTTTTAATATTCCGGCACGACGCAATTTTTTGAAATCGGATACAGTAGAAATGCGTCATGTAATTGATGAGTTTCAACGGGTAGCCTTAGCGCATCCGTCTATTTATTTCACGCTGATCCATAATGGAAGTGAAATGTTCAATTTACCTCCGTCTAATTACCGTCAGCGTATCGTTAACCTTTTAGGAGGAAAAACTAATGAAAAGCTGGTTCCGGTAACTGAAGATACTGAAATTGTTAAGATCAGTGGATTTATAGGTAAGCCGGAGTTTGCTAAAAAGAACAGAAACGAACAATTTTTCTTTGTTAACGATCGATTCATTAAAAGTGCATATTTACATCACGCTATAATGAGTGCTTACGAAGGTCTGTTGAAAGAAGGAAATCAGCCGAGCTATTTTTTATACCTTCAGGTGCCTCCGAATACGATCGATATAAATATTCATCCGACTAAAACGGAAATTAAGTTTGATGACGAACAATCGTTATATGCTATTTTACGTTCAGCTGTAAAGCATAGTTTAGGGCAATTCAACGTGGCTCCGGTATTGGATTTTGAACGTGATCCTAATTTGGATACGCCTTATGATTATAGAAGTAAAGAAAGTGAAATGCCTCTTATACAGGTAGATTCTAATTTTAATCCTTTTGCAGACGGTGCAACAACCACTGTAGCTAAAAAGAGTAGCGGAGGAGGTTCTTATTCTTCAAATCCCTTTCCTAAAAAGGAAACGACTTCATGGGAAAGTTTATATGTGGACTTAAAGAGCGATACTGAGGAAGTTGCTTCTATTTCTTTTGAGAGTGAAGAAGTCACCGGAAACTTATTTCAACATGAGGAAAAAGAAGAAGAAATAGCTTCTAAGACCTATCAGTTCCATAAGAAATATATCATTAGTTCTATTAAATCAGGAATGTTAGTTGTGGATCAGAATAAGGCTCACCAGCGGGTTTTGTATGAGCAGTATCTGGCGAATATTACAGTGCAGAGTGCTTCGAGTCAGCAATTGCTGTTTCCTTTAGAGTTGTATTTTTCTTTTGAGGAGATGGAACTTCTAAAAGAATTGAAACCGTCTTTGGAAAATACCGGTTTTATCTTTGATAAAATGGATAAAGAAAGGGTGTTGATTTCGGGAATTCCCGTAACAGTTCAGGAAAGTGAAGTTTCTATCGTATTAGAAGAATTAATTTCTAATTTACAAAATGAAGTTCCGGAAAATACTTTTTCGCTCAACGATGGTATTGCAAAATCTATGGCAAAGAGTTTAGCGGTAAAAACCGGAACACTATTGACCGAAAGAGAACAGGAAAACTTGGTAAATGCCTTATTTGCCTGTAAAGAACCTAATGTTTCACCTTTTAACAGACCCACTTTTGTGACATTAAGTGTGGAAGATTTAGACAAAAAATTTACATTATGA
- the ribH gene encoding 6,7-dimethyl-8-ribityllumazine synthase, translating to MATENKNLSQYDKNTIPNAKDFRFGIVVSEWNETITEGLFDGAKTALLDCGTQEENIIRWDVPGSFELTFGAKRMIETQNVDCVIVIGSVIKGETMHFEFVCEGVTQGIKDLNVKYDVPTIFCVLTDNNMQQSIDRSGGKHGNKGTEAAIAAIKMVDLNRKA from the coding sequence ATGGCAACAGAAAATAAAAATTTATCACAATACGATAAAAACACAATCCCAAATGCGAAAGATTTTCGGTTTGGGATTGTTGTTTCAGAATGGAATGAAACGATTACAGAAGGCCTTTTTGACGGAGCGAAAACAGCTTTGTTAGACTGTGGTACACAAGAAGAAAATATTATTCGTTGGGATGTTCCGGGTAGTTTTGAGCTCACTTTCGGAGCGAAGCGTATGATCGAAACGCAAAATGTAGATTGTGTGATTGTTATCGGTAGCGTGATCAAAGGCGAAACAATGCATTTTGAATTTGTATGTGAAGGGGTGACTCAGGGAATTAAAGATCTGAATGTTAAATACGATGTTCCGACGATCTTTTGTGTGTTAACCGATAATAACATGCAGCAGTCTATTGACAGAAGCGGAGGAAAACATGGGAACAAAGGAACAGAAGCGGCTATAGCTGCTATTAAAATGGTAGATTTAAATAGAAAGGCATAG